In Campylobacter sp. VBCF_01 NA2, one DNA window encodes the following:
- a CDS encoding MFS transporter, translating into MFKSLRAARTLSALFLAIFFMFIGDALALSSAGVILKMRGQSDLIIGIISSFFFLGAISSVFFTPTIIGRFAHVRSYYIFSVVFALCALAHDISANLAFWAILRFGLGFCYYALLMIIESWINSKITNSIRSRVLAVYEIVFYGAFTVGVGIIALNLSANLIFFLSGFFILFGLVPLKFMRFNPPAKAQKATICMPKISVLPPLALATAVCGGVLINGFFSMASVYVLSSGNVSQVGWFMGLAMVGGFISQIFASPVSDFFGRRKAIMLVCAIGACSALGLFATGNFEVKCALAFLLGFGVFPLYSLAIARANDSFTNSSSISRVQISASLLFSYSLSSFFSPIIIGGAMRVFGAEGFSAVFFVVMAFLLVFAYFRPEIAPKI; encoded by the coding sequence ATGTTTAAAAGCCTGCGTGCGGCAAGGACGCTAAGTGCGCTATTTCTAGCGATTTTTTTTATGTTTATCGGGGACGCGCTAGCCCTATCATCAGCCGGCGTCATACTCAAAATGCGAGGCCAAAGCGACCTAATCATCGGCATTATCTCATCGTTTTTCTTCCTGGGCGCCATTTCTAGCGTGTTTTTCACGCCTACGATCATCGGCCGCTTCGCCCATGTGCGCTCGTATTATATTTTTAGCGTGGTTTTCGCGCTGTGTGCCCTAGCCCACGATATCAGCGCAAATTTGGCGTTTTGGGCGATACTTCGCTTCGGGCTTGGGTTTTGCTACTACGCACTTTTGATGATAATCGAAAGCTGGATCAACTCCAAAATCACAAACTCTATCCGCTCACGCGTCCTAGCCGTGTATGAGATCGTATTTTACGGCGCATTTACCGTGGGCGTGGGGATAATCGCGCTAAATTTAAGCGCAAATTTAATCTTTTTTCTAAGCGGATTTTTCATACTTTTTGGGCTAGTGCCTTTGAAATTTATGCGTTTTAACCCGCCCGCAAAAGCGCAAAAAGCCACAATCTGCATGCCAAAAATCTCGGTTCTACCGCCACTTGCGCTTGCGACGGCAGTTTGTGGCGGGGTTTTGATAAACGGATTTTTTTCAATGGCGAGCGTGTATGTGCTAAGCAGTGGAAATGTCAGCCAAGTGGGCTGGTTTATGGGGCTAGCCATGGTCGGAGGCTTCATTTCGCAGATTTTTGCTAGCCCTGTGTCTGATTTTTTCGGCAGGCGCAAGGCGATAATGCTAGTGTGCGCAATCGGCGCGTGCTCGGCGCTGGGGCTGTTTGCCACCGGGAATTTCGAGGTCAAATGCGCCCTAGCCTTTTTGCTAGGTTTTGGCGTTTTTCCGCTATACTCGCTCGCAATCGCGCGCGCGAACGATTCCTTTACAAACAGCTCCTCAATCTCGCGCGTGCAAATCTCGGCCTCGCTTTTGTTTTCGTATTCGCTCTCATCGTTTTTCTCGCCCATAATCATAGGCGGGGCGATGAGAGTTTTCGGTGCAGAGGGGTTTAGCGCGGTGTTTTTTGTAGTAATGGCATTTTTGCTCGTTTTCGCATACTTCCGCCCCGAAATCGCCCCTAAAATTTAA
- a CDS encoding MlaE family ABC transporter permease, producing the protein MQNLPFSLDTQNFIKTLKFEGSWTYRSGKKQLDLLKKTLSNLDNFVADFSNVEKLDYFMAYSIKNLMRGKSVEFRSQNPKIEKIFEFISDESIDHNFMPKVHGMGILAQIGLYFCAGWAGIVNLATFLGEFFCKVFSLFLHPRKFRLKETVNFIKDNGIDSLFIVALTAFLIGVVLAYIGADMLSQFGASIYIIDIMGALTMREIAPLIAAIVIAGRSASSFTAQIGVMKITEEIDAMKTMGFDPFYFLSMPRILAMVICMPFIIFIANSICIFAQMIVCEAYLEIGFLDYLDRFKSNVEIRHFFAGMIKAPFFGAFIAIIGCMRGFEVKGNTQSIGEYTTISVVNAIFWVIAIDAIFAILFSEIGL; encoded by the coding sequence TTGCAAAATTTGCCATTTTCGCTCGATACGCAAAACTTCATCAAAACCCTAAAATTTGAGGGTAGCTGGACATATCGAAGCGGAAAAAAACAGCTTGATTTACTTAAAAAAACACTATCAAATTTAGACAATTTCGTAGCAGATTTTTCAAATGTCGAAAAGCTGGATTATTTCATGGCTTACAGCATTAAAAATTTAATGCGTGGCAAAAGCGTGGAATTTAGGAGCCAAAATCCAAAAATAGAAAAAATTTTTGAATTTATTAGCGATGAGAGCATAGACCATAATTTTATGCCAAAAGTGCATGGTATGGGGATTTTGGCTCAAATAGGGCTGTATTTTTGCGCAGGCTGGGCTGGGATTGTAAATCTAGCTACATTTTTGGGCGAGTTTTTTTGCAAAGTATTTTCGCTATTTTTGCACCCGCGCAAATTTCGCCTCAAAGAGACCGTAAATTTTATCAAAGACAACGGCATTGACTCGCTTTTTATCGTGGCTTTGACCGCGTTTTTAATCGGCGTGGTGCTAGCTTACATTGGCGCAGACATGCTATCGCAGTTTGGGGCTAGTATTTATATTATAGATATTATGGGTGCTCTAACCATGCGCGAGATTGCCCCGCTAATCGCAGCGATTGTCATTGCTGGGCGTTCTGCGTCGAGCTTTACAGCGCAAATTGGCGTTATGAAAATCACAGAAGAGATCGACGCGATGAAAACAATGGGCTTTGATCCGTTTTATTTCCTCTCAATGCCACGAATTTTGGCTATGGTGATTTGTATGCCATTTATTATTTTTATCGCAAATTCAATATGTATTTTCGCTCAAATGATAGTTTGCGAGGCGTATTTGGAGATAGGATTTTTGGATTATTTGGATAGATTTAAATCAAATGTCGAAATTCGCCACTTTTTCGCCGGTATGATAAAGGCTCCGTTTTTTGGCGCATTTATCGCTATAATCGGCTGTATGAGAGGCTTTGAGGTCAAGGGAAATACCCAAAGTATCGGCGAATACACCACAATCAGCGTGGTAAATGCGATATTTTGGGTCATCGCCATAGACGCGATTTTTGCGATACTCTTCTCGGAGATTGGGCTGTGA
- a CDS encoding ABC transporter ATP-binding protein, which produces MNDFKTILKRFKPFLIDYKIQFALAFLGMIMTSLATSASAYLVKPVLDYIFVEKNTLYLYPLAFAIIAVFAMKSAGTFIQTYYTSFIGQDTVRRLRDLLVSKLIRLDLKFFNTHSTGELISRTMNDIERIRTVVSNMIPDFVTQIITIFGLLGVVIYNSPKLSFFALVVFPAAIYPLSRLAKRMKKVSRQSLEKTSDITSALNQIFTNIEIVKASNAQNFEVKHFEEENSKFFKLNLKAIITNSLVSPVMEMLGALGVAVVIIVGGKEVIEGKMSIGSFFSFLTALFMVYTPIKKVSSLHNKMQDATAATERTFELIDLEPAIIGGSLKMGDISTLSFENVSLSYDEKIALKDINFSVKKGQILALVGNSGGGKSSVVNLIMRYYDAKSGNILFDGNEISEFDIASLRDNIGFVSQRIYIFNDTIAANVSYGAEFDEERVINALRLANAYEFVAKMEDGINTLLSEFGANLSGGQRQRIAIARALYKNPQILIFDEATSALDNASEKEISSVIEKIKADKIVIVIAHRLSTIKNASQIAVVKNGEIIAMGDDETLSANCDEYRILKGLVKD; this is translated from the coding sequence TTGAACGATTTTAAGACAATTTTAAAAAGATTTAAACCATTTTTGATTGATTATAAAATCCAGTTTGCGCTAGCGTTTTTGGGTATGATTATGACCTCGCTTGCGACATCTGCGAGCGCGTATTTGGTAAAACCGGTGCTTGATTATATCTTTGTCGAGAAAAACACCCTCTATCTCTACCCGCTTGCGTTTGCGATTATAGCGGTGTTTGCGATGAAAAGTGCCGGCACATTTATCCAGACATACTACACTTCATTTATCGGGCAAGATACCGTGCGCAGACTGCGCGATTTGCTCGTATCAAAGCTAATTAGGCTAGATTTGAAATTTTTCAACACTCACAGCACTGGCGAGCTGATTTCTAGGACGATGAACGATATCGAGCGAATCCGCACGGTGGTTTCAAACATGATACCTGATTTTGTGACGCAAATCATCACTATTTTTGGGCTTCTTGGCGTGGTGATTTACAATAGCCCTAAGCTTTCGTTTTTTGCGCTCGTGGTCTTTCCGGCTGCGATTTATCCGCTATCGCGCCTAGCCAAACGCATGAAAAAGGTCTCGCGCCAGTCCCTTGAAAAGACCTCCGATATCACATCGGCTCTAAATCAAATTTTTACAAATATCGAAATCGTAAAGGCCAGCAACGCCCAAAATTTCGAGGTAAAACACTTCGAGGAAGAAAACTCAAAATTTTTCAAGCTAAATTTAAAGGCAATAATTACAAACTCACTCGTAAGCCCCGTAATGGAAATGCTTGGCGCACTTGGCGTGGCTGTGGTTATCATCGTAGGTGGCAAAGAGGTCATCGAAGGCAAGATGAGCATAGGAAGCTTTTTTAGCTTTTTAACCGCGCTTTTTATGGTCTATACGCCGATAAAAAAGGTCTCATCACTGCATAATAAAATGCAAGACGCCACGGCTGCTACTGAGCGGACTTTCGAGTTAATTGATTTAGAGCCAGCCATAATCGGCGGAAGCCTAAAAATGGGCGATATATCCACGCTCTCTTTCGAAAATGTCTCGCTTAGCTATGATGAAAAAATCGCGCTAAAAGATATAAATTTTAGCGTAAAAAAGGGGCAAATTTTAGCCCTTGTGGGAAATAGCGGCGGTGGCAAAAGCTCGGTGGTAAATCTCATAATGCGCTACTACGACGCCAAAAGCGGAAATATACTTTTTGACGGCAACGAGATTAGCGAATTTGACATCGCAAGCCTGAGGGATAATATCGGCTTTGTGAGCCAGCGAATTTATATTTTTAACGATACAATCGCTGCAAATGTCAGCTACGGTGCCGAATTTGACGAAGAGCGCGTCATAAATGCCCTGCGCCTTGCCAATGCTTATGAATTTGTCGCCAAGATGGAAGATGGCATAAACACGCTTTTAAGCGAGTTTGGCGCGAATCTCTCAGGCGGACAGCGCCAGCGCATAGCGATTGCGCGCGCGCTGTATAAAAACCCGCAAATTCTCATTTTCGACGAAGCCACGAGCGCGCTAGATAACGCCAGCGAAAAGGAAATCTCATCTGTCATAGAAAAGATAAAGGCCGATAAAATCGTAATTGTCATCGCTCACCGCTTATCCACTATCAAAAACGCCAGCCAAATCGCCGTGGTCAAAAACGGCGAGATTATCGCAATGGGCGATGATGAAACACTAAGCGCGAATTGCGATGAATACAGGATTTTAAAAGGTCTAGTGAAGGATTAA
- a CDS encoding MlaD family protein produces the protein MENRTSYTIVGAFVMACVFALTAFVWWMLTRTDTRETYRSYYIHTKELPTGIRENSDVKFIGVNAGIIKKIDFVDIENAIIEIEVSLKSKLPISRDSIAKVETQGISGISFLNITKGSGELFSENEERPIIELDKTLLDKIGSKAEVITDSVGQMIFKINSLLSQDNMKKVDEILTSLNKFSAELSDEKKFNELNALMANFNTLMTNLNEREHELDEILDKFNAFASSATRLSNSLEKTSQIMAKRVERGEYNLKAILDPTLNEAKTTLTEFNKALREFQGAMFRLEENPYEFFFRDTKKD, from the coding sequence TTGGAAAATAGAACCTCATATACAATCGTGGGCGCATTTGTTATGGCGTGCGTGTTTGCGCTTACAGCTTTTGTGTGGTGGATGCTAACTCGCACCGATACTAGGGAGACTTACAGATCGTATTATATCCACACCAAAGAGCTTCCGACTGGAATTCGCGAGAATTCAGATGTCAAATTTATCGGCGTAAATGCTGGAATCATCAAAAAAATAGATTTTGTCGATATCGAAAATGCAATAATCGAAATCGAAGTATCGCTTAAAAGCAAACTCCCTATCTCGCGAGATAGTATCGCCAAGGTCGAAACGCAAGGCATTAGTGGAATTTCGTTTTTAAATATCACAAAGGGAAGTGGCGAGCTATTTAGCGAAAATGAAGAAAGGCCAATCATCGAGCTAGATAAAACTTTGCTTGATAAAATCGGCTCCAAAGCAGAAGTTATCACAGATAGTGTAGGGCAGATGATATTTAAAATCAACTCGCTTTTATCGCAAGATAATATGAAAAAAGTCGATGAAATTTTAACTTCGCTTAATAAATTTAGCGCCGAACTTAGCGATGAGAAGAAATTTAACGAACTAAACGCATTAATGGCGAATTTCAACACCCTAATGACGAATTTAAACGAAAGAGAGCACGAATTAGACGAAATTTTGGATAAATTTAATGCTTTTGCCAGCAGTGCGACGCGCCTTTCAAATTCGCTCGAAAAAACAAGTCAGATTATGGCAAAGCGCGTAGAGCGGGGCGAATACAATCTCAAAGCCATACTAGATCCTACACTAAACGAGGCCAAAACCACACTAACCGAGTTTAACAAGGCTTTAAGAGAGTTTCAAGGCGCGATGTTTAGGCTAGAAGAAAATCCGTATGAATTCTTTTTTAGAGATACCAAAAAGGACTGA
- the murJ gene encoding murein biosynthesis integral membrane protein MurJ, whose protein sequence is MFRGFFTNSVGTLASRILGFVRDLLTASILGAGVYSDIFFVAFKLPNLFRRLFGEGAFTQAFLPNFTASKKKGIFAASVLIRFFLFILFLTAVVWVFAPFFTKILAYGFSDEQITLATPFVRINFIYLAFIFIVTLFASMLQYRDHFATTAFSTALLNLAMITALLLARGKDERSIVLYLSCGVVAGGFLQFLVHVYALKFTGMLRVLLGGFARLKNGAKAQTKGFYNNFFAGVVGASALQLSSFIDTFFASFLASGSISYLYYANRIFQLPLALFAIALSTAIFPRLTKQIKTNNQKEALNLIERGFYMLLALLALSTIGGIMLSHEITKILFERGNFTATNTAQCAAVLAAYMVGLLPFGLSRIFSHWLYAHMKQKLSAKISLWCVFINVVLCAIFFKPFGAVGLALASSITGGFLFVFNLYFFGFNNFLAIIKAKKILLILGLCALEIGILYVLKGLYYGNL, encoded by the coding sequence ATGTTTAGAGGGTTTTTTACAAACAGCGTCGGAACGCTCGCTTCTCGCATTTTGGGCTTTGTGCGCGATTTGCTGACGGCTTCAATTTTGGGTGCTGGTGTGTATAGCGATATATTTTTCGTGGCGTTTAAACTGCCAAATTTATTTAGACGACTTTTTGGTGAGGGTGCCTTTACGCAGGCGTTTTTGCCAAATTTTACCGCTTCGAAAAAAAAGGGGATTTTCGCAGCTTCCGTGCTGATTAGATTTTTTCTTTTTATTTTGTTTTTAACTGCGGTTGTATGGGTGTTTGCGCCGTTTTTTACTAAAATTTTAGCTTATGGTTTTTCGGACGAGCAAATCACCTTGGCAACGCCATTTGTGCGCATAAATTTCATATATCTAGCTTTTATTTTTATCGTTACGCTTTTTGCTTCGATGCTGCAATACCGCGATCATTTCGCCACTACGGCATTTTCTACCGCTTTATTAAATTTAGCTATGATTACTGCCTTGCTTTTGGCTCGCGGTAAAGATGAGCGAAGTATCGTTTTGTATCTATCTTGTGGCGTCGTAGCGGGCGGGTTTTTGCAGTTTTTGGTGCATGTGTATGCGCTGAAATTTACCGGAATGCTTAGAGTGCTATTGGGTGGATTTGCTAGGCTCAAAAACGGAGCCAAAGCGCAAACCAAAGGCTTTTATAACAACTTTTTTGCCGGGGTTGTAGGGGCTAGCGCTTTGCAACTTAGCTCATTTATAGATACATTTTTTGCTAGCTTTTTAGCCAGCGGAAGTATCAGCTATCTATACTACGCAAACCGCATTTTTCAGCTTCCGCTCGCACTTTTTGCGATCGCGCTTAGCACGGCGATTTTCCCGCGACTAACCAAACAAATCAAAACAAACAACCAAAAAGAGGCGCTAAATTTAATCGAGCGCGGATTTTACATGCTTTTGGCACTTTTGGCACTCTCCACAATCGGCGGAATCATGCTCTCGCACGAGATTACCAAAATTTTATTTGAGCGCGGAAATTTCACCGCCACTAACACAGCCCAATGCGCGGCTGTTTTGGCAGCGTATATGGTGGGACTGCTGCCGTTTGGGCTCTCGCGCATTTTTTCGCACTGGCTGTATGCGCACATGAAACAGAAGCTAAGTGCTAAAATTTCGCTTTGGTGCGTGTTTATAAATGTAGTTTTGTGTGCTATATTTTTTAAACCATTTGGGGCTGTGGGTTTGGCGCTTGCTAGCTCGATTACAGGGGGATTTTTGTTTGTTTTCAATCTCTATTTTTTTGGATTTAATAACTTTTTGGCTATAATCAAGGCTAAAAAAATCCTTCTAATTCTAGGGCTTTGCGCGCTTGAAATAGGAATTTTATATGTTTTAAAAGGTTTATATTATGGTAATTTATGA
- the ruvA gene encoding Holliday junction branch migration protein RuvA, which yields MIVGLEGIITHKEPTKCVIKCASGVSYAVAISLGCGARVERGEKVEFLITQIIREDANLLYGFLEPKEKNMFEMLIKLSGIGASTAMAVCSSLSAESFSRAIITGDSALLTSVPGIGPKTARRIIAELGDAKLMEFGESEVYKSEAMSALESLGFKRDRISKILLDCVSTNTADLIKEALKKLA from the coding sequence ATGATAGTAGGATTAGAAGGAATAATCACGCACAAAGAGCCCACTAAATGCGTGATAAAGTGCGCTAGTGGTGTAAGTTATGCTGTGGCGATTTCGCTAGGGTGCGGCGCTAGGGTAGAGCGGGGCGAGAAGGTGGAATTTTTGATAACTCAGATTATCAGAGAGGACGCAAATTTGCTCTATGGATTTTTGGAGCCAAAAGAGAAAAATATGTTTGAAATGCTAATCAAGCTAAGCGGAATAGGGGCTAGCACGGCAATGGCTGTGTGCTCATCGCTTAGCGCAGAGAGCTTTTCTCGCGCGATTATCACAGGCGATAGCGCGCTACTAACGAGCGTGCCAGGAATCGGCCCAAAGACAGCTAGGCGCATAATCGCCGAGCTAGGGGACGCGAAATTAATGGAGTTTGGCGAGAGCGAAGTGTATAAATCAGAGGCGATGAGCGCGCTTGAAAGTTTAGGCTTCAAACGCGATAGAATCAGTAAAATTTTGCTTGATTGCGTCAGCACAAATACGGCTGATTTGATCAAAGAGGCATTGAAAAAACTAGCATAA
- the cysS gene encoding cysteine--tRNA ligase, with amino-acid sequence MVIYDTASKKKVEFIPLNEDEIKIYVCGPTVYDDAHLGHAKSAISFDLLRRALEAQGKNVKFARNFTDIDDKILKKMSESGKTLSEITEFYTKRYLDDMGALNVRDADISPKATENINEICALVSNLLNLGYAYEIPGDGIYFDTTKDSDYLSLSGKKAEDQNSEFARVVSNEQKKNEKDFALWKFDEAWFEAPFGRGRPGWHSECVAMILAHLDSHDAEFCIDIHAGGADLLFPHHENEAAQCRCSEHRALAKYWMHNGFVQVNNEKMSKSLGNSFFVKDALALVPGEALRFYLMSSHYRANFNYTIDDLLACKKRLDKIYRLKKRVNMAQNLPCEQAKFRGKILEFLNDDLNTSGALACVDEMVSCANEALDKNPKDKALKAQILANLEFVKNTLGVLYMDEVSYFQFGVSDDERAEILRLIEQRSEAKKQKNFALADEIRAKLTAMKIEIMDTPNGTIWEKSAQ; translated from the coding sequence ATGGTAATTTATGATACTGCAAGTAAAAAAAAGGTTGAATTTATCCCGCTTAACGAAGATGAGATTAAAATTTATGTCTGCGGGCCGACTGTGTATGATGACGCGCATTTGGGGCATGCTAAAAGCGCGATTAGCTTTGATTTGCTTAGGCGCGCGCTAGAAGCGCAGGGCAAAAATGTAAAATTTGCTAGAAATTTCACCGATATCGACGACAAAATTTTAAAAAAAATGAGCGAGAGTGGAAAAACTCTAAGCGAGATTACAGAATTTTACACCAAGCGATATTTGGACGATATGGGTGCGCTAAATGTCCGTGACGCCGACATTTCGCCCAAAGCGACCGAAAATATTAATGAAATTTGCGCCCTTGTTTCAAATTTGCTAAATTTGGGCTATGCGTATGAAATACCAGGCGATGGGATTTACTTTGATACCACCAAAGATAGCGATTATTTAAGCCTTAGTGGCAAAAAAGCAGAGGATCAAAACAGCGAGTTTGCGCGCGTGGTTTCAAACGAGCAGAAAAAAAATGAAAAAGATTTCGCGCTGTGGAAATTCGACGAGGCGTGGTTTGAGGCGCCATTTGGGCGTGGCAGACCGGGCTGGCATAGCGAGTGTGTGGCGATGATTTTAGCCCATTTAGATAGCCATGATGCCGAATTTTGCATTGATATCCACGCTGGCGGGGCTGATTTGCTCTTCCCGCACCACGAAAACGAGGCCGCGCAGTGCAGATGTAGCGAGCATAGAGCCTTAGCTAAATACTGGATGCACAATGGCTTCGTGCAGGTAAATAACGAAAAAATGAGCAAAAGTCTAGGCAATAGCTTTTTTGTCAAAGACGCCCTAGCTCTGGTGCCTGGCGAGGCTTTGAGGTTTTATTTGATGAGTTCGCATTATAGGGCAAATTTCAACTACACAATCGATGATTTGCTCGCCTGCAAAAAACGCCTTGATAAAATTTACCGCCTTAAAAAAAGGGTAAATATGGCGCAAAATTTGCCTTGCGAGCAAGCCAAATTTAGGGGCAAAATTTTAGAGTTTTTAAATGATGATCTAAACACATCTGGCGCGCTTGCCTGTGTCGATGAAATGGTGTCTTGCGCAAATGAAGCACTCGATAAAAACCCAAAAGATAAGGCTTTAAAAGCGCAAATTTTAGCAAATTTAGAATTTGTCAAAAACACCCTTGGCGTGCTTTATATGGACGAGGTTAGCTATTTTCAATTTGGCGTAAGCGATGATGAAAGAGCTGAAATTTTGCGTCTAATCGAGCAAAGAAGCGAAGCTAAAAAGCAGAAAAATTTCGCCCTAGCCGATGAAATTCGCGCCAAACTTACAGCGATGAAAATCGAGATTATGGATACGCCAAATGGCACGATTTGGGAAAAAAGCGCGCAATAA
- a CDS encoding D-alanine--D-alanine ligase gives MKYGIVFGGQSYEHEISIISAIAVKDALKGENLAFVFCDKDRRFFLIEEKNMRAVYFKNGEYTKSKELNISNGGFYMSGGMFGKKSMLEVSVYVNLIHGCDGEDGKFASLFEFFSIPYIGPRIEASVLSYNKILTKYLAQIAGVKTVPFEIVNRNSLPNFNFPVIIKPAHLGSSIGIGIAKSEKEFDYCMDKVYELDDSAIVEPYMENIKEYNLAGAKIDGKIEYSFIEEPKKEGYLDFGRKYLDFSRTGVVEEAQIGMSVEDKMKDAFAKLYNVGGFEGALIRCDFFVQNNEVYLNEINPNPGSMANYLFSDFAEVLSKLATSLPAAKEIPISYDLITKISANK, from the coding sequence ATGAAATACGGTATAGTTTTTGGTGGTCAAAGTTACGAACACGAGATTAGTATAATCTCTGCAATCGCGGTCAAAGACGCGTTAAAGGGCGAGAATTTGGCGTTTGTTTTTTGCGACAAAGATAGGAGATTTTTCTTAATCGAAGAGAAAAATATGCGCGCAGTGTATTTCAAAAACGGCGAATACACAAAATCAAAAGAGCTAAATATCTCAAACGGCGGATTTTATATGAGCGGGGGTATGTTTGGCAAAAAAAGCATGCTTGAAGTGAGCGTTTATGTGAATTTGATCCATGGTTGCGACGGCGAGGATGGAAAATTCGCAAGCCTTTTTGAGTTTTTCTCAATCCCTTATATCGGCCCTAGAATCGAGGCTAGCGTGCTAAGCTACAACAAAATTTTAACCAAATACCTAGCGCAAATCGCAGGTGTAAAAACCGTGCCATTTGAAATCGTCAATCGCAACAGCTTGCCGAATTTCAACTTCCCAGTCATCATCAAACCCGCTCATTTGGGTTCTAGTATCGGTATTGGCATAGCAAAATCAGAAAAAGAGTTTGACTACTGCATGGATAAGGTCTATGAGCTAGATGATAGCGCAATCGTCGAGCCATATATGGAAAATATCAAAGAATACAACCTAGCAGGGGCTAAAATCGACGGCAAAATTGAGTATTCCTTCATCGAAGAGCCGAAAAAAGAGGGATATTTGGATTTTGGTAGAAAATACCTTGACTTTTCGCGCACTGGCGTGGTCGAAGAGGCGCAAATCGGTATGTCAGTCGAGGATAAGATGAAAGACGCGTTTGCCAAGCTTTATAATGTCGGTGGATTTGAGGGGGCGCTGATTAGGTGTGATTTTTTCGTGCAAAATAACGAAGTGTATCTAAACGAGATAAATCCAAATCCAGGAAGTATGGCAAACTACCTATTTAGCGACTTTGCAGAGGTTTTGAGCAAGCTAGCTACTTCGCTTCCGGCGGCTAAGGA
- a CDS encoding ABC transporter ATP-binding protein — translation MSEIISAKNVTTAYGARIMHDNVSFSVKKAEIYGFLGGSGSGKTTLMKTLIYLNQPKSGEIKIFGEDIWSAGEDRRNEIRLKCGVMFQFGALYSSMNVLENVGVLLREYSNFSDKEINELAMFWIQKVGLKKESAMLNPNELSGGMKKRVALARALALSPEILFLDEPNSGLDPLSSRALDRLVCELRDNLGVTVVMVTHDVDSIFDILDRFLIVDNKKIIFEGALSEIEKLENNPLEELFKMRAK, via the coding sequence GTGAGCGAGATAATAAGCGCAAAAAATGTAACCACAGCGTATGGTGCGCGCATAATGCACGATAATGTGAGTTTTAGCGTGAAAAAGGCTGAAATTTACGGCTTTTTGGGCGGAAGTGGAAGCGGAAAAACCACTCTAATGAAGACGCTAATTTACCTAAACCAGCCAAAAAGCGGCGAGATTAAAATTTTTGGTGAGGATATTTGGAGCGCGGGTGAGGATAGGCGCAATGAAATTCGCCTAAAATGCGGTGTGATGTTTCAATTCGGCGCGCTGTATAGCTCGATGAATGTGCTAGAAAATGTAGGCGTGCTACTGCGCGAATACTCAAATTTTAGTGACAAAGAGATTAACGAGCTTGCTATGTTTTGGATACAAAAGGTAGGCCTTAAAAAAGAGAGCGCAATGCTAAATCCAAACGAGCTAAGTGGCGGTATGAAAAAGCGTGTTGCGCTCGCTAGGGCATTGGCATTAAGCCCTGAGATTTTATTTTTAGACGAGCCAAACTCGGGGCTCGATCCGCTTAGCTCACGCGCCCTTGATAGGCTAGTGTGCGAGCTAAGAGATAATCTTGGCGTAACCGTAGTAATGGTAACGCACGATGTGGATAGTATTTTTGATATACTTGATAGATTTTTGATAGTCGATAATAAAAAAATCATCTTCGAAGGGGCTTTGAGCGAAATCGAAAAGCTAGAAAACAACCCGCTTGAAGAGCTATTTAAAATGAGAGCGAAATAG